From candidate division TA06 bacterium, a single genomic window includes:
- a CDS encoding class II aldolase/adducin family protein, with amino-acid sequence MQDKIKQEMVRYCRLLYDRKLAVSSDGNLSAKVAGGQILITSDSCCFGTIDEGEISKIDFLGNILQGKALPSLEFRIHVEAYKRRKDVNAVIHTHSPYATAFSAIGDELEPILSELAIFGGSIPKTWYAPPQTEELAHAVSSLVENHDAILLRNHGALVVGKSMKDAFLTAERLEFVAQVASIARQMGGLRKLSREQIARAQAIFRA; translated from the coding sequence ATGCAAGATAAGATCAAACAGGAAATGGTCAGGTACTGCAGGCTGCTCTACGACCGAAAGCTAGCAGTCTCGTCAGATGGCAATCTCTCTGCGAAGGTGGCGGGAGGACAGATTCTGATAACTTCTGATTCTTGCTGCTTCGGTACAATCGATGAAGGTGAAATATCAAAGATAGATTTCCTGGGAAACATACTTCAAGGCAAGGCGCTGCCGTCGTTAGAATTCAGGATACATGTGGAGGCGTACAAGCGCAGGAAAGATGTTAATGCGGTTATCCACACCCATTCTCCCTATGCTACTGCTTTCTCGGCCATCGGTGACGAATTGGAGCCAATACTTTCTGAGCTTGCAATCTTTGGAGGATCAATCCCCAAGACGTGGTATGCCCCACCGCAGACTGAAGAGCTGGCTCATGCAGTATCCAGCCTGGTGGAGAATCACGATGCGATACTCTTGAGAAATCATGGGGCGCTGGTGGTGGGAAAATCGATGAAGGATGCGTTTCTGACTGCGGAGAGATTAGAGTTTGTCGCCCAGGTAGCATCAATCGCCAGGCAAATGGGAGGCCTCAGGAAGCTTTCCAGAGAACAGATTGCGAGAGCGCAGGCAATCTTTAGAGCCTAA
- a CDS encoding kelch-like protein, which translates to MRNRIPFAIVLALMVSSLALTGCGGGDEPTGPGNGGGGGGEGVLSWAVISPLSSPRWTMAVVVAGGKIYAIGGVDTLGAVVGDVEEWDPGTGNWTAKAPMNEPRTWATAQAVSGKIYVIGGRDTLGNYSDVVEQYDPSTNSWSTRSSMSSARAGMASGGVSGKIYVAGGYDGTANVNTMEEYDPTTNSWNLRAPMTTARYDLCAGVSNSILVAVAGWTTTWSSVTEEYNAGGNAWTTKTPLAQGRDRAGAVGLGNYVFVVGGVTSAGRTADVQRYNQTNGTWSQSTPLSGARYYLGVVTLNDKLYAVGGVDGSNQTVGTVEEGTFQ; encoded by the coding sequence ATGAGAAACAGAATTCCTTTTGCAATAGTTTTGGCCTTAATGGTGAGCTCGCTCGCGCTGACAGGATGTGGGGGCGGAGATGAACCGACCGGCCCCGGTAACGGGGGCGGAGGAGGAGGAGAGGGCGTCCTCTCATGGGCAGTGATAAGTCCGCTCTCCTCTCCCAGGTGGACCATGGCCGTTGTAGTTGCAGGCGGGAAGATATACGCGATAGGCGGTGTTGACACGTTGGGGGCAGTAGTAGGCGATGTTGAAGAATGGGATCCCGGCACGGGAAATTGGACAGCCAAAGCGCCCATGAATGAGCCGAGGACCTGGGCTACAGCACAAGCAGTTAGTGGGAAGATATACGTGATTGGCGGGCGTGACACACTCGGCAACTACTCCGACGTCGTGGAGCAATATGACCCATCTACCAACTCATGGTCCACTCGTTCTTCCATGTCGTCTGCGAGGGCTGGGATGGCATCGGGTGGGGTGAGTGGAAAGATATATGTTGCAGGAGGCTACGACGGCACGGCGAATGTCAACACAATGGAGGAATACGATCCGACCACAAATAGCTGGAACCTTCGGGCTCCCATGACTACTGCGAGGTATGACCTGTGTGCAGGAGTCTCCAATTCAATACTGGTTGCAGTGGCGGGATGGACCACTACTTGGTCAAGTGTGACTGAGGAGTACAATGCAGGGGGCAATGCGTGGACCACTAAGACCCCGCTTGCTCAGGGCCGGGATCGTGCTGGAGCAGTTGGTCTGGGTAACTACGTCTTCGTCGTTGGTGGCGTGACCAGCGCCGGACGTACGGCAGACGTGCAGAGGTACAATCAGACGAACGGGACCTGGTCCCAATCCACACCCCTCAGCGGGGCGCGTTATTATCTGGGTGTTGTCACCCTGAATGACAAGCTCTATGCCGTAGGCGGTGTGGACGGTAGCAATCAAACTGTGGGAACTGTGGAAGAGGGTACGTTCCAGTAA
- a CDS encoding T9SS type A sorting domain-containing protein: protein MKFVFVVLLLSLCVSVSFAQTYVLKNDVIDDGGTKMSSAGYVLRGSFGQPTIGKISSANYIAYIGFWHPYPVGPGIEEDLLFSRSIPIVFSLSQNYPNPVTHTTTIKYGLPQESRVDIRVFNSAGQQIRTLVHENQEPGYYKINWDLRGVSGDQLPSGVYFYRIRAGGFIRTRKMVILR, encoded by the coding sequence ATGAAATTCGTCTTCGTAGTTTTGCTTTTGTCGCTCTGTGTGAGCGTCTCTTTCGCTCAGACCTATGTGCTGAAGAACGATGTAATTGACGATGGCGGGACCAAGATGTCTTCAGCCGGCTACGTGCTCAGGGGGAGCTTCGGACAGCCGACAATCGGCAAGATATCAAGTGCCAACTACATTGCCTACATCGGGTTCTGGCATCCCTATCCTGTTGGTCCGGGAATCGAAGAGGATTTGCTCTTTTCCAGGTCTATTCCCATAGTCTTCAGTCTATCTCAGAATTACCCGAACCCAGTCACTCATACAACTACCATAAAATACGGCCTACCCCAGGAGTCCAGGGTTGACATAAGAGTCTTCAACAGTGCTGGACAGCAGATCAGGACCCTTGTTCACGAGAATCAGGAGCCGGGATACTACAAGATCAATTGGGACCTGCGAGGGGTTTCCGGGGATCAACTGCCCAGTGGTGTTTACTTCTATCGGATAAGAGCAGGAGGCTTCATCCGTACCAGGAAGATGGTCATCCTGAGATGA
- a CDS encoding DEAD/DEAH box helicase, with product MAERDFILDRFVALDLETTGLDYAKDDIIEVGAAKVELGEVVETFEQLVSTDKEIPYRVRQLTGITEKDLVGSPPLSDVLPRLKDFAGDLPVIAHNAQFDIRFLKASGYEVKGPIYDTLAISRIVIPRARNHRLETLLKGFGLYSDVSHRAGEDASSVAKLFLCLCERMKGMGPAVLNSINRMVQDCTWSEKDLFLQAEKLALKSALLSVDGVQFSPDYENRHRNIFGKGKAESKEEEEKKYLGEEVVSLYFREKGKLASTLPGFEHRPEQVSMAKACARSFDEDGFLVVEAGTGTGKSLAYLLPAILWSVKNGERVIVSTNTKNLQDQLFNKDIPSLSESLFFDFKAALLKGRGNYLCKTKWQSLISEPEANLACEERIGVLPIFAWLEETETGEFSECTGFRARDYWGTLNAICCEWNYCLKKKCPFHSQCFLNRVRDAAADSHIVVVNHSLLLSDLMAKSRAIGSYNRLIIDEAHNLEKAATEHMGRKASYASIGGMLDIISPDRGYAGGLLGRIERRLGTKKKALTKSVEGLKRVTSEARQFARRFFDDLGRMTSKASDFGRRRYGKGEDRIAAVMPDGMELASRLKQLKDGLSGLAAWIRAAEGEGAGKFDDILESLAAREVDLLETSDDIEFLVAARDENHCYWTEMIGRDSNRICEMRSAPIDVGQALCDMLYENVDSLIFTSAALTVATWFDFFLERSGLTKCPGERVRTLLLGSPFDFSEQVLAILPRYFPSPQSPEFKDVAARLLEKVILRTRRGTLVLVTSYAMLNELSSRVSGKLVDNGITVLVQGESGSRTRMLEEFKADRSSVVFGTDSFWEGVDVPGESLEMVVIGKLPFPVPNEPITEARAEALQQQSLDPFSSYMVPRAVVRFRQGFGRLIRNKSDRGVVIIADSRIGSASYGELFLDSVPVDVQFCSTEHEVIEKIDEFWREEDEKKEEEAS from the coding sequence ATGGCTGAACGAGATTTCATTCTGGACCGTTTCGTGGCCTTAGACCTCGAAACGACCGGCCTTGACTATGCCAAAGACGACATCATAGAGGTGGGCGCAGCGAAGGTCGAGTTGGGCGAGGTTGTTGAGACTTTTGAGCAGTTAGTTTCGACTGACAAGGAGATTCCCTACAGGGTAAGGCAGTTGACAGGGATCACCGAGAAAGACCTGGTGGGGAGTCCTCCGCTGAGCGACGTACTTCCACGCCTAAAGGATTTTGCTGGCGATCTGCCGGTCATTGCCCACAACGCCCAATTTGACATCCGATTCCTCAAGGCCAGTGGTTATGAGGTCAAAGGCCCTATCTACGACACGCTGGCCATCTCAAGAATTGTCATCCCCAGAGCCAGGAATCACAGGCTGGAGACGCTGTTGAAGGGGTTCGGCCTCTATTCAGACGTCTCACACAGAGCCGGTGAAGACGCCTCCTCAGTTGCGAAATTGTTTCTTTGTCTCTGCGAGAGGATGAAGGGAATGGGACCGGCTGTTCTCAACAGTATCAACAGGATGGTACAGGACTGTACATGGAGCGAGAAGGACTTATTTCTTCAAGCTGAAAAACTTGCTTTGAAGTCCGCTCTCCTTTCTGTGGATGGCGTTCAGTTCTCACCAGACTACGAGAATAGACACAGAAATATCTTTGGAAAGGGAAAGGCTGAATCGAAGGAAGAGGAAGAAAAGAAATATCTGGGGGAGGAGGTTGTTTCTCTCTATTTCAGGGAGAAAGGGAAGCTGGCGAGCACGCTCCCGGGATTTGAACACAGGCCTGAACAGGTGAGTATGGCCAAAGCCTGTGCCAGAAGTTTTGATGAGGATGGATTCCTTGTTGTGGAGGCTGGTACAGGCACGGGCAAGTCACTCGCCTATCTTCTGCCTGCGATACTGTGGTCCGTGAAGAACGGTGAGCGGGTGATCGTCTCCACAAACACCAAGAACCTCCAGGACCAATTGTTCAACAAGGACATACCGTCTCTATCAGAGTCTCTTTTCTTCGATTTCAAAGCGGCACTCCTGAAAGGGAGGGGTAATTATCTATGCAAGACGAAGTGGCAGTCTTTGATCTCTGAGCCAGAGGCTAATCTCGCTTGTGAGGAGAGAATCGGAGTCCTGCCCATCTTCGCCTGGCTAGAAGAGACTGAAACCGGCGAGTTCTCTGAGTGTACTGGATTCAGAGCCAGGGATTACTGGGGTACCCTCAATGCGATTTGCTGTGAGTGGAATTACTGTCTCAAGAAGAAGTGTCCCTTCCATTCCCAGTGCTTCTTGAACAGGGTGAGGGATGCGGCTGCCGATTCGCACATTGTCGTTGTGAACCACTCTCTTCTTCTTTCTGATCTTATGGCCAAGAGCAGGGCCATAGGGAGCTACAACAGACTGATCATCGATGAGGCTCACAATCTGGAGAAGGCTGCAACTGAGCACATGGGAAGAAAAGCGAGTTACGCGAGCATAGGGGGCATGCTGGATATCATATCCCCTGACCGTGGTTACGCAGGGGGTCTTCTGGGCCGAATAGAGAGGCGGCTTGGGACCAAAAAGAAAGCTCTGACAAAGAGTGTTGAGGGGTTGAAAAGGGTGACTTCTGAAGCGAGGCAGTTTGCGCGTCGGTTCTTCGACGATTTGGGCCGAATGACATCAAAGGCTTCAGACTTCGGAAGGAGAAGATATGGAAAGGGCGAGGACAGAATCGCCGCGGTCATGCCAGATGGTATGGAGCTCGCCTCAAGGCTGAAGCAACTGAAGGATGGTCTTTCTGGTCTTGCCGCGTGGATCAGGGCCGCGGAAGGAGAGGGTGCCGGAAAGTTTGATGATATTTTAGAGTCACTTGCAGCGCGTGAGGTGGATCTCCTTGAAACTTCAGACGACATCGAATTCCTTGTCGCCGCTCGGGATGAGAATCACTGTTACTGGACTGAGATGATTGGGAGGGATTCGAATCGGATATGCGAGATGAGGTCCGCGCCGATTGACGTGGGGCAGGCTCTTTGTGATATGCTTTATGAAAATGTGGACTCACTGATATTCACTTCTGCCGCTTTGACAGTTGCCACCTGGTTCGACTTCTTCCTTGAAAGGAGTGGATTGACGAAGTGCCCGGGGGAAAGGGTGAGGACTCTTCTTCTGGGCTCGCCCTTCGATTTCTCCGAACAGGTACTTGCCATTCTTCCCAGGTATTTTCCATCGCCGCAGAGCCCAGAATTCAAGGATGTGGCCGCGAGACTTCTTGAAAAGGTGATACTCAGGACGAGGCGAGGGACACTCGTGCTAGTAACTTCATATGCGATGTTGAACGAGCTCTCCTCCAGAGTTTCTGGGAAACTTGTAGACAATGGAATAACTGTTCTTGTGCAGGGTGAATCCGGATCGAGGACCAGGATGCTGGAGGAGTTCAAAGCAGACAGGAGTTCGGTGGTGTTTGGAACGGACAGCTTCTGGGAAGGGGTGGATGTTCCAGGGGAATCCCTGGAGATGGTGGTCATAGGAAAACTCCCTTTCCCTGTTCCAAACGAGCCAATTACAGAGGCGAGGGCCGAGGCCCTGCAGCAGCAGTCTCTTGATCCGTTTTCTTCCTACATGGTTCCCCGGGCGGTGGTGAGGTTCAGACAGGGTTTTGGCAGGCTCATAAGGAACAAGAGCGACAGAGGTGTCGTGATAATCGCAGACTCGAGAATAGGATCAGCATCATACGGTGAGCTTTTTCTCGATTCGGTACCGGTTGACGTGCAATTCTGTTCAACAGAACATGAAGTGATAGAGAAAATAGACGAATTCTGGAGGGAAGAGGATGAGAAAAAAGAAGAGGAGGCTTCTTGA
- the serS gene encoding serine--tRNA ligase has translation MHDMKALRGSPEVFKKAMEDRAEKIDVDGLLKMDASWRSLVSRIDELKHEKNVASERIAGLKKKGKDASTEIKRMKEVSQRIKKMEEEARVLEGDIREIMVVIPNVPHESVPVGRDSAANVVVKEWGEKKPLCENPLPHWEVGEILGILDFPRAAKISGAHFASYCGAGATLERALVNFMLDLHVNEHGYKEMFPPYLVNRDSMFSTAQLRYEEDMYRCEVDDLFLDPTAETPLINLHRNEILKTEDLPIRYVGYTACFRREAGSYGKETRGLLRVHQFNKVELISIIEPEKSYEELEIILNHAEKVLQLLEIPYRVYSLSTGEISFASAKTYDIEAWAPGVGKWLEVSSVSNCTDFQARRAQIKFRREKGAPSEYVHTLNGSGLATPRTFAAIIENYQEKDGTVVVPEVLRPYMNGLEKIC, from the coding sequence ATGCATGATATGAAAGCCCTGAGGGGGAGTCCCGAAGTCTTCAAGAAAGCAATGGAGGACAGGGCTGAGAAGATTGATGTCGATGGACTGCTGAAAATGGACGCAAGCTGGCGCTCGCTGGTGTCCAGGATTGACGAGCTGAAGCATGAGAAAAATGTTGCTTCGGAAAGAATAGCCGGTTTGAAGAAAAAGGGGAAGGATGCAAGCACCGAAATAAAGAGAATGAAAGAAGTATCGCAAAGAATAAAGAAAATGGAGGAAGAGGCGCGCGTGCTCGAGGGTGATATAAGGGAGATTATGGTTGTGATCCCGAACGTCCCTCATGAATCGGTCCCTGTTGGCCGGGACAGCGCTGCGAATGTGGTAGTGAAAGAGTGGGGTGAGAAGAAACCGCTCTGCGAGAACCCCCTTCCTCATTGGGAGGTTGGTGAGATTCTGGGGATACTCGATTTTCCAAGGGCAGCCAAAATATCAGGAGCACACTTCGCGTCCTACTGTGGGGCTGGAGCGACACTGGAGAGGGCACTCGTCAACTTCATGCTCGACCTGCATGTGAACGAGCACGGATACAAGGAGATGTTCCCTCCCTATCTTGTAAATCGGGATTCGATGTTCAGTACTGCGCAGCTCAGGTATGAGGAGGACATGTACAGGTGTGAGGTTGACGATCTCTTTCTCGATCCGACTGCAGAGACACCTCTGATCAATCTGCACAGAAATGAGATATTGAAAACAGAGGACCTGCCCATCAGATACGTGGGGTACACCGCGTGCTTCAGAAGAGAGGCGGGATCCTACGGCAAAGAGACGAGAGGGCTTTTGAGAGTTCACCAGTTCAATAAGGTCGAACTCATTTCCATCATTGAACCTGAAAAATCTTATGAAGAGCTGGAGATAATACTCAATCACGCAGAAAAGGTTCTCCAACTCTTAGAAATACCATACAGGGTTTATTCCCTTTCAACAGGCGAGATTTCGTTTGCCTCAGCCAAGACCTATGATATCGAAGCGTGGGCGCCCGGTGTTGGAAAATGGCTGGAAGTTTCCTCGGTCTCCAACTGTACAGACTTCCAGGCAAGGAGGGCGCAGATAAAGTTTAGAAGAGAAAAAGGTGCTCCCTCAGAGTATGTGCACACGCTGAATGGGTCTGGATTGGCTACCCCCAGGACATTCGCCGCAATAATCGAGAACTATCAGGAGAAAGACGGCACCGTGGTGGTTCCTGAGGTTCTCCGGCCGTACATGAATGGCCTGGAGAAAATCTGCTGA
- a CDS encoding phosphopentomutase → MFKRAIILLLDGVGAGELPDAADYGDVGSNTLGNLAKACGGLHLPNLGRLGLGNIMDIEGVLPSRNPGTCYGKMAEASKGKDSTSGHWEIAGIVLDKALPLYPKGFPSEIISEFERKTSRKAIGNRPASGTIIIEELGEEHMRDGSLIVYTSADSVFQIAAHEDVVPPTELYHYCEMARSILTGEHGVARVIARPFVGKPGSFRRTERRRDFSLTPPDDTLLDLLKKSGVPVIGVGKVDDLFAGRGLTESYHSVKNMECIDYTLNAMEKTSEGLIFANFVEFDMLWGHRNDVESFKSGLEQFDRRLPEVEDRMRSGDILFLTADHGNDPTTPSTDHSREYVPLIAFAPENRKSCDLGTRDSFADLGATVGEVFGIELKNGTSFLEELWMNRN, encoded by the coding sequence ATGTTCAAAAGGGCCATAATACTTCTTCTTGACGGTGTCGGCGCGGGCGAGCTTCCCGACGCTGCAGACTATGGAGATGTAGGAAGCAACACCTTGGGGAATCTGGCAAAGGCCTGCGGCGGTTTGCATCTTCCAAATCTTGGTCGTCTCGGCCTTGGCAATATAATGGACATAGAAGGTGTGCTACCATCGAGAAATCCAGGAACCTGCTACGGGAAAATGGCCGAAGCTTCCAAAGGTAAGGATTCCACCTCTGGCCATTGGGAAATTGCCGGAATAGTGCTGGATAAAGCCTTGCCGCTCTATCCAAAAGGATTTCCTTCTGAGATAATCTCTGAATTCGAACGCAAGACCAGCAGGAAGGCGATTGGAAACCGGCCTGCTTCTGGAACCATCATCATAGAGGAGCTTGGTGAAGAGCATATGAGGGATGGGAGTCTCATCGTATACACCTCGGCGGATTCTGTGTTTCAGATTGCGGCCCATGAAGATGTGGTTCCGCCGACAGAACTCTATCACTACTGTGAGATGGCCCGGTCCATCCTGACCGGGGAGCATGGGGTAGCGAGGGTTATTGCCAGGCCATTTGTGGGAAAGCCTGGGAGTTTCAGGAGAACAGAGCGCAGAAGGGATTTTTCCCTTACGCCACCGGATGATACCCTCCTTGATCTTCTCAAGAAGAGTGGGGTTCCTGTGATCGGGGTGGGAAAGGTTGATGACCTCTTTGCTGGAAGGGGGTTGACCGAAAGCTATCATTCGGTCAAAAATATGGAGTGCATAGACTACACTTTGAATGCTATGGAGAAGACCAGCGAGGGTCTCATATTTGCCAACTTCGTTGAGTTCGATATGCTGTGGGGACACAGAAACGATGTTGAAAGCTTCAAATCCGGTCTTGAGCAGTTTGACAGGAGATTACCTGAAGTGGAAGATAGGATGCGTTCAGGCGACATACTTTTTTTGACAGCAGACCATGGGAACGATCCGACCACTCCCAGTACGGATCACTCAAGAGAGTATGTGCCTCTGATTGCTTTCGCCCCTGAAAACAGAAAGAGCTGCGATCTGGGTACGCGAGACAGCTTCGCAGACCTGGGTGCAACAGTGGGGGAGGTTTTCGGCATAGAGCTGAAGAATGGAACATCATTCCTGGAGGAACTATGGATGAACAGGAACTGA
- a CDS encoding aldehyde dehydrogenase family protein: MKMLIGGEWIEKKEKIEVLNPYDQSVVDTVPRADAKDLDRAINSAQIGLKEISTISSYDRSQILSRAADLIRKRADELATTMSKEVGKTLKEAKGEVSRAVQTITLSSEEAKRIYGETIPFDAAPGGQHKMGFAMRVPVGVIAAINPFNFPLNLVCHKVGPALAAGNSVILKPASATPLSALLLAEVLLEAGLPPNCLNVITGSGGTIGIELVRNENVRMVTFTGSLEVGKDIAANAGLKKLTMELGSNSCCIVMNDANLERAAERIRIGGYALAGQVCISVQRVLVQEDVFEGFLDMLKKEVQSIKTGNPLDDSTDMGPMIDEASAARVQEWVGEAKARGAKIVMGGNRVKTIFEPTILRDVSRDCKVWFKEAFAPLIVVNPFKTLDEAIEAANDSEYGLQAGIFTKDLKSAFEAAKRIEVGGIMINEIPTYRADLMPYGGVKGSGLGREGPRYAVQEMTEIRVVGIDLQD, from the coding sequence ATGAAGATGCTGATTGGCGGAGAGTGGATTGAAAAGAAAGAAAAGATAGAGGTTCTGAACCCATACGATCAATCTGTTGTGGATACTGTCCCGCGTGCTGATGCTAAGGACCTAGACCGCGCCATCAACAGTGCTCAGATTGGCCTGAAGGAAATTTCGACCATCTCCAGCTACGATCGCTCCCAGATTCTGTCCAGGGCCGCGGACCTAATCAGGAAAAGAGCTGATGAACTGGCAACCACCATGAGCAAGGAAGTGGGAAAGACGCTGAAGGAAGCTAAGGGTGAAGTTTCACGCGCTGTTCAAACGATCACACTCTCATCTGAAGAAGCAAAAAGGATTTATGGAGAGACGATCCCATTTGATGCAGCTCCAGGAGGACAGCACAAGATGGGTTTTGCCATGCGAGTGCCGGTTGGTGTGATTGCTGCGATAAATCCTTTCAATTTTCCGCTCAATCTGGTGTGCCACAAGGTGGGGCCCGCTTTAGCCGCCGGGAACTCGGTTATCTTAAAGCCTGCCTCAGCAACTCCCCTTTCTGCACTCCTTCTGGCTGAAGTTCTGTTGGAGGCAGGTCTTCCGCCGAACTGCCTGAATGTGATTACAGGTTCCGGCGGGACAATTGGAATAGAGCTTGTAAGAAATGAGAATGTGAGGATGGTCACTTTTACGGGAAGTCTTGAAGTGGGAAAGGATATTGCTGCCAATGCGGGCCTTAAGAAGCTCACCATGGAACTGGGCTCCAACTCATGCTGCATAGTGATGAATGATGCGAATCTGGAAAGGGCTGCAGAGAGGATCCGGATTGGAGGATATGCTCTTGCCGGCCAGGTGTGCATTTCGGTTCAACGAGTGCTCGTTCAGGAAGATGTATTTGAGGGATTCCTGGATATGCTCAAGAAGGAGGTCCAATCGATCAAAACCGGAAATCCTCTTGATGATTCCACGGATATGGGGCCAATGATCGATGAGGCTTCCGCGGCAAGGGTGCAGGAATGGGTTGGTGAAGCCAAGGCCAGGGGAGCAAAGATTGTGATGGGTGGTAACAGGGTCAAAACCATTTTTGAGCCTACCATACTCAGGGATGTATCCAGAGATTGCAAGGTCTGGTTCAAGGAGGCATTTGCGCCACTTATTGTCGTCAATCCCTTCAAGACCCTGGATGAGGCAATAGAAGCAGCGAACGATTCAGAGTATGGGCTCCAGGCAGGAATATTCACAAAAGATTTGAAGTCGGCGTTTGAGGCGGCGAAAAGGATCGAGGTGGGCGGAATTATGATAAATGAGATTCCCACCTACAGGGCGGATTTGATGCCTTACGGCGGTGTAAAAGGCAGTGGTTTGGGGAGGGAAGGCCCAAGGTATGCAGTTCAAGAGATGACGGAGATCAGGGTGGTCGGGATTGACCTCCAGGATTGA
- the thiC gene encoding phosphomethylpyrimidine synthase ThiC — protein MAQTDEKHALTLMASEAEGVDPKLIESGLASGEIVLPKNTRRRRIKPVAIGKGLRTKVNANLGTSQDRADVQLELRKVEAAVEAGADTVMDLSTGGDIDEIRKAILDESPVPVGTVPIYQAWIECIKSGRPLVEVTGDEMIQAVRTHVEDGVDFVTIHCGVTLKSVDILSREKRVTDVVSRGGTFIFEWMCHNRRENPLYERYDEILDMAKENDVTLSLGDGMRPGCIADASDKAQMDELVTLGELVVRARDAGVQVMVEGPGHIPIDQVEANVLMEKRICNGAPFYVLGPIVTDVCPGYDHITGAIGGALAAAAGADFLCYVTPSEHLRLPDIEDVKEGVITSRIAAHAGDIAKGVVGAKEWDLEMSRKRKSLDWPGMFGLAIDPQRAKALKASTPSSIDDVCSMCGEFCSLKNLRSTLRKK, from the coding sequence ATGGCACAGACAGACGAAAAGCATGCCCTCACTTTGATGGCTTCAGAAGCTGAAGGAGTAGACCCCAAGCTGATAGAAAGCGGTCTAGCCTCTGGTGAAATCGTTCTGCCCAAGAACACCAGGAGAAGAAGAATAAAGCCTGTTGCCATTGGCAAAGGCCTCAGGACAAAGGTGAACGCAAATCTGGGGACTTCCCAGGACAGGGCCGATGTCCAGCTTGAGCTGAGGAAGGTAGAGGCGGCGGTTGAGGCTGGCGCAGATACCGTCATGGACCTTTCGACTGGCGGCGACATAGATGAGATCCGAAAAGCAATCCTGGATGAATCTCCTGTTCCTGTGGGCACGGTTCCCATATATCAGGCCTGGATTGAATGCATCAAGAGCGGCCGGCCCCTGGTTGAGGTTACCGGAGATGAGATGATTCAGGCGGTCAGGACCCACGTCGAAGACGGAGTTGATTTTGTCACAATCCACTGTGGTGTCACCCTCAAGTCTGTGGACATACTCTCCAGAGAAAAGAGGGTGACTGATGTGGTGAGCAGGGGAGGCACCTTCATTTTTGAGTGGATGTGCCACAACCGCAGAGAGAATCCGCTCTATGAGAGGTACGATGAAATCCTGGACATGGCGAAAGAGAACGATGTTACGCTCAGTCTGGGTGATGGGATGCGGCCCGGATGTATTGCAGATGCATCGGATAAGGCGCAGATGGATGAGCTGGTGACTCTGGGTGAGCTGGTTGTCAGAGCAAGAGATGCTGGAGTTCAGGTGATGGTCGAAGGTCCGGGGCATATCCCCATTGACCAGGTGGAGGCGAATGTTCTCATGGAAAAGAGGATATGCAATGGTGCCCCATTTTATGTTCTTGGCCCCATTGTGACAGATGTGTGCCCTGGCTACGACCACATCACAGGAGCCATAGGTGGAGCCCTTGCCGCGGCTGCCGGTGCGGATTTTCTGTGCTATGTAACGCCCTCTGAGCACCTAAGGCTTCCAGACATTGAAGATGTGAAGGAAGGGGTCATCACCTCAAGAATTGCCGCTCACGCAGGAGACATCGCAAAAGGCGTAGTTGGGGCCAAGGAGTGGGACCTGGAGATGTCCAGGAAGAGGAAGAGTCTTGACTGGCCTGGAATGTTCGGTCTGGCCATAGATCCACAGAGGGCCAAAGCCCTGAAGGCTTCAACTCCCAGCAGTATCGATGATGTCTGCTCCATGTGCGGCGAGTTCTGCTCCCTCAAGAACCTTCGCAGCACTCTCAGAAAGAAATAG
- the cdd gene encoding cytidine deaminase, whose translation MDEQELIRMAHKAREKAYAPYSKFKVGAALLTKTDRVYTGSNVENKSYGLTVCAERNAVSAAISDGERDFVAIVISSTSKPPGPPCGACRQVLMEFSGDIKVIMVNAAGDRKIRTVAELLPEPFGAKDA comes from the coding sequence ATGGATGAACAGGAACTGATCAGGATGGCCCACAAGGCCAGGGAGAAAGCGTATGCGCCATACAGCAAGTTCAAGGTTGGTGCAGCACTTCTGACAAAGACTGACAGGGTGTATACTGGATCAAATGTGGAGAACAAGTCATACGGACTGACAGTGTGCGCTGAGAGGAACGCCGTCTCTGCCGCTATCAGCGATGGTGAAAGGGATTTTGTTGCGATTGTGATCTCCTCTACGTCGAAACCCCCTGGACCGCCGTGCGGGGCGTGCAGACAGGTTCTTATGGAGTTCTCAGGTGATATAAAAGTAATCATGGTGAATGCCGCGGGTGACAGAAAGATCAGAACAGTCGCTGAACTTCTGCCTGAGCCGTTTGGAGCTAAAGATGCATGA